A part of Solibacillus sp. FSL H8-0538 genomic DNA contains:
- a CDS encoding DNA-binding protein: MYKSVEQTAQDLGMPEHQIFQYIYAGRIKAIHDGSDYLINSAQFDSYHQQLERIKEEIEIWRNTPIPEDIDVKDED; encoded by the coding sequence ATGTATAAATCGGTTGAACAAACAGCACAGGATTTAGGAATGCCAGAGCATCAAATATTTCAATACATTTATGCAGGTCGTATTAAGGCAATACATGATGGCAGCGATTATTTAATTAATAGCGCTCAGTTTGACTCCTACCATCAGCAGCTTGAACGCATTAAGGAAGAAATTGAAATTTGGCGCAACACACCTATTCCCGAAGACATTGACGTTAAGGATGAGGATTAA
- a CDS encoding DMT family transporter, with protein sequence MNVLPYIFVLLAAMLWGTVGTTQTFLQEGVSPFAVAGVRSGIGGGLLLLTVIFMRKINLRDWSWKWTILAALAIALFQCLFFTSVRFTGVAVGTVVTIGSSPVFAGVIEWLIWKVRPTRVWGIATLLAIVGCVLLFVNRGGAVVDPVGVLLALCAGIMFALYTNVSKQLMAKEETLPAVAMTFSLCALFLLPLAARGGFGWVAEPQNLWPMLFMGVVATSVAYLLFLASLKKISSSAAVTLSLAEPLTAALLGVFLIGEYLSATSWVGVALLLGGIIVLTFGSRRAT encoded by the coding sequence GTGAATGTATTACCATACATATTTGTGTTACTCGCTGCGATGCTATGGGGAACGGTAGGCACGACGCAAACCTTTTTACAAGAAGGGGTGTCACCGTTTGCGGTAGCTGGTGTACGTTCTGGAATAGGTGGAGGCTTGCTACTACTAACGGTAATTTTTATGCGGAAAATTAATTTACGGGACTGGTCGTGGAAGTGGACGATTTTAGCGGCGCTCGCAATCGCGCTATTCCAGTGCTTATTTTTTACATCCGTCCGTTTTACAGGCGTGGCAGTTGGAACAGTGGTGACGATCGGGAGTTCACCGGTTTTTGCAGGTGTCATTGAGTGGCTTATCTGGAAAGTAAGGCCTACGCGCGTGTGGGGTATTGCGACGCTGCTTGCGATTGTAGGATGTGTGCTACTATTTGTGAATCGCGGCGGTGCAGTTGTGGATCCAGTGGGCGTGCTGCTCGCATTATGTGCAGGCATTATGTTCGCGCTGTATACGAATGTGAGTAAGCAGTTGATGGCGAAGGAAGAAACGCTACCAGCTGTGGCGATGACATTCTCTTTATGTGCATTATTTTTATTACCACTTGCTGCGCGCGGGGGATTTGGCTGGGTAGCTGAGCCACAAAATTTATGGCCTATGCTCTTTATGGGAGTCGTAGCAACGAGTGTGGCATACTTGTTGTTTTTAGCAAGTTTGAAAAAAATTAGTTCGTCGGCTGCGGTGACATTGAGTTTAGCGGAACCGTTAACGGCAGCACTGCTCGGCGTCTTTTTAATCGGGGAATATTTAAGTGCAACATCATGGGTCGGAGTCGCTCTATTATTAGGTGGTATTATCGTATTAACATTTGGAAGTCGGAGAGCCACTTAA
- a CDS encoding response regulator transcription factor yields MTKLTVLVTDDDQDIRDGIEIYLKNEGYNVLKAADGVEALALLEKHEVHLIILDIMMPKMDGITATFKIRESRNIPILMLSAKVENTDKIHGLSVGADDYITKPFHPLELMARVKSQLRRYVDLGTYEEQTTVVTGLELDAAAREIRVDGEPVKLTPIEYKITELLLKNAGRVFSIRDIYEMVWNEEAYNAENIVAVHIRKIREKIEADPKNPRYLKVVWGLGYKIEK; encoded by the coding sequence ATGACGAAGCTTACGGTATTAGTGACGGATGATGATCAGGACATTCGTGACGGAATTGAAATTTATTTAAAGAACGAGGGTTACAACGTGTTAAAAGCGGCGGACGGTGTGGAGGCATTGGCGCTACTGGAAAAACATGAGGTACATTTAATTATTTTAGACATTATGATGCCGAAGATGGATGGCATTACAGCAACGTTTAAAATTCGTGAGTCACGCAATATCCCGATTTTGATGCTGAGCGCGAAGGTAGAAAATACAGATAAAATTCACGGACTGTCGGTTGGCGCAGATGATTATATTACAAAACCATTTCATCCACTCGAACTCATGGCGCGTGTGAAATCCCAGCTCAGACGTTACGTTGATTTAGGGACATACGAGGAGCAAACTACAGTAGTAACCGGCTTAGAACTTGATGCCGCAGCACGCGAAATCCGAGTAGACGGGGAGCCGGTGAAGCTAACGCCGATAGAATACAAAATTACGGAGCTTCTTTTAAAAAATGCAGGACGCGTGTTTTCTATCCGTGATATTTACGAGATGGTGTGGAATGAGGAAGCATACAACGCCGAAAATATTGTCGCTGTGCACATCCGTAAAATCCGTGAAAAAATCGAAGCCGACCCAAAAAATCCCCGCTATTTAAAAGTGGTATGGGGACTTGGTTACAAAATTGAAAAATAA
- a CDS encoding sensor histidine kinase, with product MKITSKLLLTLFLIFWTVFATLCFLFESSEYVGKTYFESEYFEQNHYEFLDGLRRYELNTFDAEESKKSITVTEEEIDYYRNYYGTLAEQVTIIKQQYADDIDENKSTYDEETTTILEEERDRKIAEVRANFEDDSVVEAKIRAIKEKALDNFATSWKQEKNNFKNNYSYFAYDFTNVDTGQNYSSGDVKEASVYKQTFGQNKKLFDVDEERYIYVSEYSEEIGLLYDSFKVNTVGAQFSGTITIPKSLMKRADFAENYEAFTISKMIYYIVWATGALTLLGLLFFAKPKLSSFHVLPAVRQVFTKWPIDTRVVVVGIFIFFTVAFLDGFTDTIHAMGYYYEHYLDIMNLIELAVLVVLSYIVFSALIISAVWLYEDVRSLEQLTQQLQQTITYKIWEAATGMFLIRSIGVQSLAMIIVFFLAGLGLAGVLLAPELLLIYIPLFVLVLIPTLFVFMRRMGYLTRIMMQTKDMAEGRLTSNIEVKGKSPFADLARNLNDLRDGVSNSMTEQAKSERMKTELITNVSHDLRTPLTSIITYTDLLKNPDLDAEERAKYIGILDKKSARLKTLIEDLFEVSKMASGNIELVKQRVDLAQLLQQAIGEHGEDYTAAGLDLRVTISEQPIFAYVDGQKWWRVVDNLIINARKYSLPGTRVYVNLKVTGNEAEFTVKNVAKYELNEDATELVERFKRADTSRHTEGSGLGLAIAQSIVDLHGGRMNISVDGDLFKVCVVINIAY from the coding sequence ATGAAAATTACTAGCAAGCTACTCCTCACGCTTTTTCTTATATTTTGGACTGTGTTTGCGACTCTTTGTTTTTTGTTTGAAAGCTCCGAGTATGTAGGGAAAACTTATTTTGAGTCAGAGTATTTTGAACAAAATCATTACGAGTTTCTTGATGGACTAAGACGGTATGAATTAAATACTTTTGATGCAGAAGAATCCAAAAAAAGTATAACTGTAACAGAGGAAGAAATCGATTATTACCGTAATTACTATGGTACGTTGGCAGAACAAGTAACAATTATTAAGCAACAGTATGCAGATGATATTGACGAAAATAAATCTACGTATGATGAAGAAACAACCACTATTCTAGAAGAAGAGCGAGACCGTAAAATTGCTGAAGTGAGAGCGAATTTTGAAGATGATTCGGTCGTTGAGGCAAAAATCCGTGCCATTAAAGAAAAGGCTCTAGATAACTTTGCGACTTCTTGGAAACAAGAGAAGAATAACTTTAAAAACAATTATAGTTATTTTGCTTATGATTTTACGAATGTAGATACGGGCCAAAACTATTCTTCAGGCGACGTGAAGGAAGCATCGGTATATAAGCAAACATTTGGTCAAAATAAGAAATTATTTGATGTGGATGAAGAAAGATATATTTATGTGAGTGAATATTCGGAAGAAATCGGTTTGCTTTATGATTCGTTTAAAGTAAATACAGTGGGTGCTCAGTTCAGCGGCACAATTACAATACCAAAATCATTAATGAAGCGTGCTGATTTTGCAGAAAATTATGAGGCATTTACGATTTCGAAAATGATATACTACATTGTTTGGGCAACAGGGGCTCTTACGTTATTGGGGCTATTGTTCTTTGCAAAGCCAAAACTCTCTTCATTTCATGTGTTGCCAGCAGTACGTCAGGTGTTTACAAAATGGCCGATAGATACGCGCGTTGTAGTTGTGGGCATATTTATATTTTTCACAGTTGCGTTTTTAGACGGCTTCACGGATACGATACATGCAATGGGGTATTATTACGAGCATTATTTAGATATTATGAATTTGATTGAGCTTGCAGTGCTCGTTGTACTAAGCTATATAGTCTTCAGTGCACTAATTATTAGTGCGGTTTGGCTGTATGAGGATGTTCGTTCGCTTGAGCAGTTAACACAGCAATTACAACAGACGATTACGTATAAAATCTGGGAAGCGGCAACGGGGATGTTTTTAATTCGTTCAATCGGCGTACAGTCACTCGCAATGATTATTGTGTTCTTCCTTGCAGGGTTGGGCTTGGCGGGTGTGCTACTGGCACCGGAACTGTTATTAATATATATACCACTTTTTGTATTAGTTTTAATTCCAACACTGTTTGTCTTCATGCGTCGAATGGGCTACCTAACTCGTATAATGATGCAGACGAAGGATATGGCAGAGGGGCGTTTAACGAGCAACATAGAAGTAAAAGGCAAGTCGCCGTTTGCGGATCTCGCGCGTAATTTAAATGATTTGCGTGATGGCGTAAGTAATTCAATGACAGAACAGGCGAAAAGTGAGCGTATGAAAACTGAGCTTATTACTAATGTGAGCCATGATTTGCGCACACCGCTAACGTCGATTATTACGTATACAGATTTATTGAAAAATCCGGATTTAGATGCAGAGGAGCGCGCGAAATATATTGGGATTTTGGATAAAAAATCGGCGCGTCTCAAAACATTAATAGAAGATTTATTTGAAGTATCAAAAATGGCGAGTGGCAATATAGAGCTCGTGAAGCAGCGTGTTGATTTAGCACAGCTTCTGCAGCAGGCAATCGGAGAGCACGGAGAAGATTATACAGCAGCGGGACTAGATTTACGTGTGACAATTAGCGAACAACCAATTTTCGCGTATGTGGATGGCCAAAAATGGTGGCGCGTAGTGGATAATTTAATTATTAATGCACGTAAATATTCATTACCGGGCACACGGGTTTACGTGAATTTGAAGGTAACTGGCAATGAGGCCGAATTCACCGTGAAAAATGTAGCGAAGTACGAGCTCAATGAAGACGCAACGGAATTAGTCGAGCGCTTCAAACGTGCCGATACATCGCGCCATACGGAAGGCTCTGGACTCGGGCTTGCTATAGCGCAGTCGATTGTCGATTTACACGGCGGCCGGATGAATATTTCGGTAGACGGTGATTTATTTAAAGTGTGTGTTGTTATTAATATTGCTTATTAG
- a CDS encoding DUF3784 domain-containing protein codes for MDAEIIAGFIVCFLVGLGSIGLGWLIWKKEYLHLISGFNASTFKGDKQLLARTVGLFMYIVGGLAILLPFGLEFIGEWVGILFGVVVIIGSTWVIIAANKR; via the coding sequence ATGGACGCTGAAATCATTGCCGGATTTATTGTTTGTTTTTTAGTCGGGCTCGGTTCAATCGGACTTGGCTGGCTCATTTGGAAGAAGGAATACTTACATTTAATATCAGGCTTCAATGCCTCCACTTTTAAAGGTGACAAACAACTTTTAGCCCGTACAGTCGGTCTTTTTATGTACATAGTAGGCGGCTTAGCGATTTTGCTGCCGTTTGGATTGGAATTTATCGGTGAATGGGTTGGGATATTGTTTGGAGTTGTTGTTATCATTGGGAGTACATGGGTGATCATTGCAGCGAATAAGAGGTGA
- a CDS encoding metallophosphoesterase encodes MKALLGIMAIAVYGGITYYIGWNLKTWMQSLDIYRWPLVFWLLLFVISLGFIIGKLHPLLTPVYVLGNYWMFVFQYGIALCIIANLLVKFTPLTTKFAGAGVLVTLVMLLAVGTYNAYSPVVRELAIQINKPGEDMRIVVASDLHLGILSNKRHLQNFVDLSNIAKPDLVLLAGDLIDDDPMRFINKGMGDVMKQLTTTYGVYGVLGNHEYYGGEIPRLKQAMLDANVQILMDETISVENRFIITGREDRTNKNRLPLQALAPESKDLPWIVMDHTPEDIQTPATLGADFHLSGHTHKGQMWPNHLITQKIFELDYGYNLKEAMHALVSSGFGFWGPPTRIGSRSELWVVDVQFTNI; translated from the coding sequence ATGAAAGCGTTACTTGGAATAATGGCGATTGCTGTTTATGGAGGCATTACTTATTATATTGGCTGGAATTTAAAGACTTGGATGCAATCACTTGATATATATCGTTGGCCGTTAGTATTTTGGCTTTTACTATTTGTGATTTCATTAGGCTTTATAATTGGTAAGCTACATCCGCTACTGACACCGGTTTATGTGCTAGGGAATTATTGGATGTTTGTTTTTCAGTATGGCATTGCGCTTTGCATTATTGCGAATTTACTTGTGAAGTTTACGCCGCTGACGACAAAATTTGCAGGGGCGGGTGTGCTGGTTACGCTAGTGATGCTATTGGCTGTTGGTACGTATAATGCATATTCACCAGTTGTGCGCGAATTAGCCATTCAAATTAATAAACCGGGGGAGGATATGCGGATTGTTGTCGCCTCGGATTTACATTTAGGCATTCTTTCAAATAAGCGCCATTTGCAAAATTTCGTGGACCTTTCGAATATAGCGAAACCGGACCTTGTACTACTCGCAGGGGATCTGATTGACGATGACCCGATGCGCTTTATTAATAAGGGAATGGGTGATGTCATGAAGCAACTGACCACAACATATGGTGTATACGGGGTGCTCGGTAATCATGAATATTACGGAGGAGAGATTCCGCGTTTAAAGCAAGCGATGTTAGATGCCAATGTCCAAATTTTAATGGATGAAACCATTTCTGTTGAAAATCGTTTTATCATTACAGGACGAGAAGACCGGACGAATAAAAATCGGCTCCCGTTACAAGCTCTGGCACCAGAAAGCAAGGATTTACCTTGGATTGTGATGGACCACACACCGGAAGACATACAAACGCCAGCAACTTTAGGTGCAGATTTCCATTTATCGGGGCATACGCACAAAGGGCAAATGTGGCCGAATCATCTAATTACACAGAAAATCTTTGAACTTGATTATGGTTATAATTTAAAAGAGGCAATGCATGCGCTCGTGTCTAGTGGCTTTGGTTTTTGGGGACCGCCAACGCGCATTGGAAGTCGTTCAGAACTTTGGGTTGTAGACGTTCAATTTACAAACATATAG
- a CDS encoding undecaprenyl-diphosphate phosphatase, with the protein MEWIELFKAMILGFVEGMTEFAPVSSTGHMIIVDDMWLKTEEFLGSGSANTFKIVIQLGSILAVVFVMWKRMLSLVGLYKIEGQTAGRFNLGHVIMGIIPAGVFGVLFEDMIDEYLFGIETVIIGLIIGAFFMIIADKFGPKKPAITSLDEISYTKALKIGLIQCLSLWPGFSRSGSTISGGVLLGLDHKTAADFTFIMAVPIMAGASGLSLLKHWDEINADHFWFYVVGFVSAFVFALISIKFFLKLISKVKLTPFAIYRILLALVLIVILAF; encoded by the coding sequence ATGGAATGGATAGAATTATTTAAAGCAATGATCCTCGGCTTTGTTGAGGGAATGACAGAGTTTGCACCTGTTTCATCAACAGGTCATATGATTATTGTCGATGATATGTGGCTCAAAACAGAGGAATTTTTAGGTTCGGGCTCGGCGAATACGTTTAAAATCGTCATCCAGCTCGGCTCGATTTTAGCGGTCGTATTTGTGATGTGGAAGCGCATGTTAAGCTTAGTTGGCCTGTATAAAATCGAAGGTCAAACTGCAGGTCGTTTTAATCTTGGACATGTCATTATGGGGATTATTCCTGCAGGTGTGTTCGGCGTATTATTCGAAGATATGATTGATGAGTATCTGTTCGGCATTGAAACGGTAATTATTGGTTTAATTATCGGAGCATTCTTCATGATTATTGCAGATAAATTCGGTCCGAAAAAACCGGCGATTACATCACTTGATGAAATTTCTTATACAAAAGCATTAAAAATCGGATTAATTCAGTGTTTATCGTTATGGCCAGGATTTTCACGTTCGGGTTCAACGATTTCTGGTGGGGTACTGCTAGGTTTAGATCATAAAACTGCAGCGGACTTCACATTCATCATGGCTGTGCCGATTATGGCAGGGGCAAGTGGCCTGTCATTACTGAAGCACTGGGATGAAATTAATGCAGACCACTTCTGGTTTTATGTAGTCGGCTTCGTGAGTGCGTTTGTGTTTGCACTCATTTCGATTAAGTTCTTCTTAAAACTAATTTCAAAAGTAAAATTAACGCCATTTGCGATTTACCGAATTTTATTGGCACTTGTATTAATTGTCATTTTAGCATTTTAA